A genomic segment from Phragmites australis chromosome 6, lpPhrAust1.1, whole genome shotgun sequence encodes:
- the LOC133920734 gene encoding glycerol-3-phosphate 2-O-acyltransferase 6-like yields MPVAAARFPPVSAYDTSGRARRTVAADLDGTLLASSSAFPYYFLVAFEAGSYFRALALLLTAPLLLLLYTAFSESAAIALLVFITFAGLRVRDVEAVARGVLPRHYAAAVRADTWAVLRGCAERRVVITASPAVMVGEFVREFLGAEVAGTELETCDGGRRFTGRIKAVLVGERKKEVVERLFADGDMPDVGLGDRESDHDFMAICKEAYMVPPDKRAPRAAADSLLSRAVFHDGRLVRRPDPAHALFVLAYLPVGVLLALLRIFFYKLLPVRLVRHAFHLTGIRLSIRGTPPPAPRPGAPGSFFICNHRTLLDPVIISVALGRPVTCVTYSVNRLSTAISPIRSVELARDRKADAARMAALLEEGDVVVCPEGTTCREPFLLRFSALFAELTDRIVPVALEALQSTYYGSTARGWKWLDPYFFYMNTRPGYKVTFLPALRPEETCGRSAVDVANHVQRVIAKELGFQCTALTRKDKYMKLASNGGTVNKAKDDSASRKFV; encoded by the exons ATGCCCGTGGCTGCGGCGAGGTTCCCGCCGGTGTCGGCCTACGACACGTCGGGGCGGGCGCGGCGCACCGTCGCGGCGGACCTGGACGGCACGCTGCTGGCGTCATCCTCGGCATTCCCCTACTACTTCCTCGTGGCGTTCGAGGCGGGCTCCTACTTCCGCGCGCTGGCGCTCCTGCTCACGGCGccgctcctgctgctgctctaCACGGCCTTCTCCGAGTCCGCCGCCATCGCGCTCCTCGTCTTCATCACCTTCGCGGGGCTCCGGGTGCGCGACGTCGAGGCCGTCGCGCGGGGCGTGCTCCCCAGGCACTACGCCGCGGCCGTGCGCGCCGACACGTGGGCCGTGCTCCGCGGATGCGCCGAGCGCCGGGTTGTGATCACCGCGTCCCCTGCCGTGATGGTGGGGGAGTTCGTCAGGGAGTTCCTCGGCGCCGAGGTGGCCGGGACCGAGCTCGAGACCTGCGACGGGGGCAGGCGGTTCACGGGCCGAATCAAGGCCGTGCTCGTCggggagaggaagaaggaggtggTTGAGAGGCTCTTCGCCGATGGGGACATGCCAGACGTCGGGCTCGGCGACCGCGAGAGCGACCACGACTTCATGGCCATCTGCAAG GAAGCTTACATGGTTCCGCCTGACAAGCGCGCGCCGCGGGCGGCAGCCGACTCGTTGTTGTCCCGTGCCGTCTTCCACGACGGCCGCCTCGTCCGGCGCCCGGACCCGGCGCACGCGCTCTTCGTGCTCGCCTACCTCCCCGTCGGCgtcctcctcgcgctcctccGCATCTTCTTCTACAAGCTCCTCCCGGTGCGCCTCGTCCGCCACGCCTTCCACCTCACCGGCATCCGCCTCTCCATCCGCGGGACGCCTCCCCCGGCGCCGCGCCCGGGCGCCCCGGGCTCGTTCTTCATCTGCAACCACCGCACCTTGCTGGACCCGGTCATCATCTCCGTCGCGCTAGGCCGACCGGTCACCTGCGTCACCTACAGCGTGAACCGGCTGTCGACGGCGATTTCCCCCATCCGCTCGGTGGAGCTGGCGCGGGACAGGAAGGCCGACGCGGCGCGCATGGCGGCGCTGCTGGAGGAGGGCGACGTGGTGGTGTGCCCGGAGGGGACGACGTGCCGGGAGCCGTTCCTGCTACGGTTCTCGGCACTGTTCGCGGAGCTGACGGACCGTATCGTGCCGGTGGCGCTGGAGGCGCTGCAGAGCACGTACTACGGGTCGACGGCGAGGGGGTGGAAGTGGCTGGACCCTTACTTCTTCTACATGAACACACGGCCAGGGTACAAGGTGACGTTCCTGCCGGCGCTGCGGCCGGAGGAGACGTGCGGGAGGAGTGCCGTGGACGTGGCCAATCACGTGCAGAGGGTGATCGCCAAGGAGCTCGGGTTCCAGTGCACCGCCCTCACCAGGAAGGACAAGTATATGAAGCTCGCCAGCAACGGCGGCACGGTCAACAAGGCCAAGGACGATAGTGCCTCCAGGAAGTTTGTATGA
- the LOC133922845 gene encoding serine carboxypeptidase 3-like codes for MATSRLLLLLLLVCLAASAAADAGENSLRLPRDASFPAAQAERLIRALNLLPKEAGPGGAGGDDAPSVAPGELLERRVRLPGLPQGVGDLGHHAGYFRLPHTHDARMFYFFFESRGKKEDPVVIWLTGGPGCSSELAVFYENGPFTIANNMSLVWNQFGWDTISNIIFVDQPTGTGFSYSSDDRDTRHDETGVSNDLYDFLQVFFKKHPEFATNDFYITGESYAGHYIPAFASRVNQGNKANEGIHINLKGFATGNGLTDPEIQYKAYTDYALEMNLIQKSDYERINKFIPPCEFAIKMCGTNGKASCMSAYMVCNSIFNSIMELVGTKNYYDVRKECEGNLCYDFSNLEKFLGDKAVKEELGVGGIEFVSCSTSVYEAMLTDWMRNLEVGIPALLEDGINVLIYAGEYDLICNWLGNSRWVHSMDWSGQKDFVSSGETSFVVDGTEAGVLKSHGPLSFLKVHNAGHMVPMDQPKASLEMLRRFTQGKLKESRHESTIFKAMI; via the exons ATGGCAAcctcccgcctcctcctcctcctcctcctcgtttgcctcgccgcctccgccgcggcggACGCCGGAGAAAACAGCCTCCGGCTGCCCCGCGACGCGAGCTTCCCGGCGGCGCAGGCGGAGCGGCTCATCCGCGCGCTCAACCTCCTGCCCAAGGAGGCCGGGCCGGGCGGCGCCGGGGGTGACGATGCCCCTAGCGTGGCGCCCGGGGAGCTCCTGGAGCGGCGGGTGAGGCTGCCCGGCCTGCCCCAGGGGGTCGGGGACCTCGGCCACCACGCCGGATACTTCCGCCTGCCACACACTCACGACGCCAG GATGTTCTACTTCTTCTTCGAATCGAGGGGCAAGAAGGAGGACCCCGTCGTGATCTGGCTCACCGGAGGGCCCGGTTGCAGCAGTGAGTTGGCCGTCTTCTACGAGAACGGGCCCTTTACCATTGCAAACAACATGTCCCTTGTTTGGAACCAATTCGGTTGGGACACG ATCTCAAACATCATATTTGTTGATCAACCCACTGGAACTGGCTTTAGCTACAGCTCTGATGATCGTGATACTCGTCACGATGAGACTGGTGTCagcaatgacttatatgacttTCTCCAG GTGTTCTTTAAGAAGCACCCAGAATTTGCAACGAATGACTTCTATATAACTGGAGAATCTTATGCTGGGCACTACATTCCAGCATTTGCAAGCCGAGTTAACCAAGGAAACAAAGCAAACGAGGGCATTCACATAAACTTAAAG GGTTTCGCAACCGGTAATGGTCTCACGGATCCAGAAATCCAATACAAGGCCTACACAGACTATGCATTGGAAATGAACCTTATCCAGAAATCCGACTATGAAAGGATCAACAAGTTCATCCCACCATGCGAATTTGCAATAAAAATGTGTG GTACCAATGGGAAAGCATCTTGCATGTCAGCTTATATGGTCTGCAATTCTATTTTCAACTCTATCATGGAGCTTGTTGGGACAAAGAAT TACTACGATGTTAGGAAGGAGTGCGAAGGAAATCTTTGCTATGACTTCTCAAACTTGGAGAAGTTCCTTGGTGATAAAGCGGTCAAAGAGGAACTTGGAGTTGGTGGCATTGAGTTCGTCTCGTGCAGCACTTCGGTTTATGAAGCAATGCTCACAGATTGGATGAGGAATTTGGAAGTCGGCATCCCTGCTCTACTTGAGGATGGGATTAATGTGCTTATATATGCTGGGGAGTATGATCTTATATGCAATTGGCTTG GAAACTCGAGGTGGGTTCACTCGATGGACTGGTCTGGCCAGAAAGACTTTGTATCCTCTGGTGAGACATCCTTTGTAGTAGACGGTACCGAAGCTGGAGTTTTGAAGAGCCACGGACCACTAAGCTTCCTCAAG GTTCACAATGCTGGTCACATGGTTCCAATGGACCAGCCGAAAGCTTCCCTGGAAATGCTGAGGAGATTCACTCAAGGAAAACTAAAGGAATCGCGTCACGAATCAACGATTTTTAAGGCTATGATATGA